One genomic segment of Cololabis saira isolate AMF1-May2022 chromosome 22, fColSai1.1, whole genome shotgun sequence includes these proteins:
- the prpf4bb gene encoding pre-mRNA processing factor 4Bb isoform X1, protein MADVEMEITSTRMNNGNEHVKQDLESHEKSGNEDSGDLSEEEEEEGEEAETNGEKTAEETKHHSSSGKHKRKKHKHRSKHKKHKHASDEDKERKRKHRHKHRKHKRKEGSSPSAAVVIGSSSHRKVESSPSSGNPSLDDRALLEDLEKQRAMIKAELDSQLMEGKVQSGMGLILQGYNSGSEEDAEGRFRNGEQRPRGSSGKPISPRGGKSGKSKRDSTEASKTSSKRRSRSKSAEKPAKEPKQDKGTKSSKDTVVKDRGRGRSRSKEKKHSDSTDQPKERRKSTSPSTVRSEQKVGRTDKRSSPQREDRPNKERASRRSRSPGRERPSRSDADRDKRPAKSPSKDTSLGKENRSPHRRGEHSPRRKRSVSPRHRDSHQPPASASERTSKQSQSPSRTRSPPRRGRSRSADARRREADRQDSPLRKRRVDVGLGRARSRDMSPRAASRRRISRSPFRRRSLSPRRRSRSSPRRRSRSPLRRRPSLLIRPGFPSCRSGERDRYGRLRQYRRSMSRDRDRRRRRSRDEDKFKGSLSEGMKLEQESSGDEVLEDFEGEEVDEEALIEQRRQQRLAIVQKYKVVNEDTMVSEPSSPQSSTRSRSPSPDDILERVAADVKEYERENLNTFEANIKAKHNLIAQEKDGSNPKKPSAPDMFTESDDMFAADFDNARMRAAGVGKDFKENPNLRDNWTDAEGYYRVNIGEILDKRYDVYGYTGQGVFSNVVRARDTARAGQEVAVKIIRNNELMQKTGLKELEFLKKLNDADPDDKFHCLRLFRHFYHKQHLCLVFEPLSMNLREVLKKYGKDVGLHIKAVRSYSQQLFLALKLLKRCNILHADIKPDNILVNESKTILKLCDFGSASHVADNDITPYLVSRFYRAPEIIIGKPYDYGIDMWSVGCTLYELYTGKILFPGSSNNHMIKLAMDLKGKMPNKMIRKGLFKDQHFDQNLNFLYIEVDKVTEREKVTVMSTINPTKDLLADMIGGQRLPEDQRKKVMQQKDLLEGTLMLDPAKRISINQALQHPFIQEKI, encoded by the exons AAAGCAAGACCTGGAAAGCCATGAAAAAAGCGGGAATGAAGACAGTGGAGACTTgtctgaggaagaagaggaggaaggg GAGGAGGCTGAAACTAACGGTGAGAAGACAGCAGAGGAGACCAAACATCACAGCAGCAGCGGGAAACATAAGAGGAAAAAACACAAGCATCGTAGTAAGCACAAGAAGCACAAACATGcatctgatgaagacaaggAGCGCAAACGCAAGCATCGCCACAAACATAGGAAACACAAACGCAAAGAGGGCTCGTCTCCGTCCGCTGCTGTCGTCATCGGCTCCTCCAGCCACAGGAAAGTGGAGTCTTCTCCTTCATCTGGAAACCCAAGTCTGGACGACAGGGCCTTGTTGGAGGATTTGGAGAAGCAGAGGGCCATGATCAAAGCCGAGCTGGATAGCCAGTTGATGGAGGGCAAGGTTCAGTCTGGGATGGGTTTGATCCTTCAGGGGTACAACTCTGGATCAGAAGAGGACGCCGAGGGGAGGTTCCGAAACGGAGAACAGCGTCCGAGGGGCAGCTCAGGTAAACCCATATCTCCCAGAGGAGGGAAAAGTGGTAAATCTAAACGGGACTCAACAGAGGCCAGTAAAACGAGCTCCAAGCGTCGGAGTCGGAGTAAGTCCGCAGAGAAGCCTGCCAAAGAGCCAAAGCAGGACAAGGGGACCAAAAGCAGCAAGGACACAGTGGTTAAAGACAGGGGGCGTGGCAGGAGCAGGtcaaaagagaaaaagcatTCAGACAGCACTGATCAGCCCAAGGAGAGGAGGAAGTCCACGTCTCCTTCCACCGTAAGAAGCGAGCAGAAAGTCGGTCGCACTGATAAACGTTCATCTCCACAGCGGGAGGACAGACCAAACAAGGAGAGAGCCAGCCGGCGGTCCCGGTCGCCTGGACGAGAGCGGCCCAGCCGGTCCGACGCTGACCGGGACAAGCGGCCGGCCAAGTCTCCATCCAAGGACACGTCGCTGGGGAAGGAGAACCGCTCCCCTCATCGGCGAGGGGAGCACAGCCCCAGGAGGAAACGCAGCGTTTCCCCTCGCCACAGAGACAGCCACCAGCCGCCGGCCAGCGCCTCGGAGAGGACGTCCAAACAGAGCCAGTCCCCGTCGAGAACAAGGTCCCCGCCGAGGAGAGGACGCAGCCGGTCGGCCGACGCCAGGAGGAGGGAGGCCGACCGGCAGGACTCACCGCTCAG GAAGCGAAGGGTCGATGTTGGACTTGGCCGGGCCAGATCTCGAGACATGAGTCCCAGGGCGGCCTCCCGCCGCAGGATCAGCCGCTCACCTTTCAGGAGGAGATCCCTGTCACCACGACGACGCTCCCGCTCCTCACCTCGCAGACGAAGCCGGTCTCCTCTGAGACGCAG gCCGTCTCTCCTAATTAGACCGGGCTTTCCCTCCTGCAGGTCTGGGGAGAGAGACCGGTATGGAAGACTCCGACAGTATCGACGGTCAATGTCCCGGGATCGGGACAGGAGAAGGCGGCGCAGCAGAGACGAAGACAAGTTTAAAGGCAGCCTCTCAGAGGGAATGAAACTTGAGCAGGAATCCTCGGGGGATGAAGT GTTGGAGGACTTTGAAGGTGAAGAGGTAGATGAAGAAGCTCTGATTGAACAGCGGCGCCAGCAGCGCTTGGCCATCGTCCAG AAATACAAGGTTGTGAATGAGGACACCATGGTATCAGAGCCCAGCAGCCCCCAGAGCAGCACACGGAGCCGCTCGCCTTCCCCCGACGACATCCTGGAGCGCGTGGCGGCAGACGTGAAGGAGTACGAACGCGAGAACCTCAACACCTTCGAGGCAAACATCAAAGCCAAGCACAACCTCATCGCCCAGGAGAAAGACG GATCCAACCCCAAGAAGCCGTCAGCCCCCGACATGTTTACAGAGTCCGACGACATGTTTGCTGCCGACTTTGAT AATGCCCGGATGAGAGCAGCTGGTGTAGGAAAGGACTTCAAGGAGAACCCCAACCTCAGGGACAACTGGACCGACGCCGAGGGCTACTACC GGGTTAATATCGGTGAGATCCTGGACAAGCGCTATGACGTGTACGGCTACACGGGCCAGGGCGTGTTCAGCAACGTGGTCAGAGCCAGGGACACCGCCAGGGCTGGCCAGGAGGTGGCGGTCAAGATCATCCGGAACAACGAGCTCAT GCAGAAAACTGGTTTGAAGGAGTTAGAATTCCTCAAGAAGCTGAATGATGCTGATCCTGATGACAAGTTCCACTGCCTTCGCCTTTTCCGGCACTTTTACCACAAGCAGCATCTCTGTCTGGTGTTCGAGCCTCTCAG TATGAATTTGCGAGAGGTGCTGAAGAAATACGGCAAAGACGTTGGGCTCCACATCAAAGCCGTTCGTTCTTACAGCCAGCAGCTTTTCTTGGCCCTGAAGCTGCTCAAACGATGCAACATCCTCCACGCTGACATCAAGCCCGATAATATCCTG GTGAACGAGTCAAAAACCATTCTGAAGCTTTGTGACTTCGGTTCTGCTTCACATGTGGCGGACAACGACATCACACCATATCTGGTCAGCAGATTTTACAGAGCTCCCGAAATTA TCATAGGAAAGCCTTACGACTACGGCATTGACATGTGGTCTGTTGGCTGCACTTTATACGAGCTTTACACCGGCAAAATCCTGTTTCCTGGATCTTCCAACAATCACATGATCAAGCTGGCGATGGATCTCAAGGGGAAGATGCCCAACAAG ATGATCCGTAAAGGCTTGTTCAAAGACCAGCACTTCGATCAGAACCTGAACTTCCTGTACATTGAAGTAGACAAAGTGACAGAACGG GAGAAGGTGACGGTCATGAGCACCATCAACCCCACCAAAGACCTGCTGGCAGACATGATCGGGGGCCAGCGGCTGCCCGAGGACCAGAGGAAGAAGGTCATGCAGCAGAAGGACCTGCTGGAGGGCACGCTGATGCTGGACCCGGCCAAACGCATCAGCATCAACCAGGCTCTGCAGCACCCGTTTATCCAGGAGAAGATCTGA
- the prpf4bb gene encoding pre-mRNA processing factor 4Bb isoform X3 — MADVEMEITSTRMNNGNEHVKQDLESHEKSGNEDSGDLSEEEEEEGEEAETNGEKTAEETKHHSSSGKHKRKKHKHRSKHKKHKHASDEDKERKRKHRHKHRKHKRKEGSSPSAAVVIGSSSHRKVESSPSSGNPSLDDRALLEDLEKQRAMIKAELDSQLMEGKVQSGMGLILQGYNSGSEEDAEGRFRNGEQRPRGSSGKPISPRGGKSGKSKRDSTEASKTSSKRRSRSKSAEKPAKEPKQDKGTKSSKDTVVKDRGRGRSRSKEKKHSDSTDQPKERRKSTSPSTVRSEQKVGRTDKRSSPQREDRPNKERASRRSRSPGRERPSRSDADRDKRPAKSPSKDTSLGKENRSPHRRGEHSPRRKRSVSPRHRDSHQPPASASERTSKQSQSPSRTRSPPRRGRSRSADARRREADRQDSPLRKRRVDVGLGRARSRDMSPRAASRRRISRSPFRRRSLSPRRRSRSSPRRRSRSPLRRRSGERDRYGRLRQYRRSMSRDRDRRRRRSRDEDKFKGSLSEGMKLEQESSGDEVLEDFEGEEVDEEALIEQRRQQRLAIVQKYKVVNEDTMVSEPSSPQSSTRSRSPSPDDILERVAADVKEYERENLNTFEANIKAKHNLIAQEKDGSNPKKPSAPDMFTESDDMFAADFDNARMRAAGVGKDFKENPNLRDNWTDAEGYYRVNIGEILDKRYDVYGYTGQGVFSNVVRARDTARAGQEVAVKIIRNNELMQKTGLKELEFLKKLNDADPDDKFHCLRLFRHFYHKQHLCLVFEPLSMNLREVLKKYGKDVGLHIKAVRSYSQQLFLALKLLKRCNILHADIKPDNILVNESKTILKLCDFGSASHVADNDITPYLVSRFYRAPEIIIGKPYDYGIDMWSVGCTLYELYTGKILFPGSSNNHMIKLAMDLKGKMPNKMIRKGLFKDQHFDQNLNFLYIEVDKVTEREKVTVMSTINPTKDLLADMIGGQRLPEDQRKKVMQQKDLLEGTLMLDPAKRISINQALQHPFIQEKI; from the exons AAAGCAAGACCTGGAAAGCCATGAAAAAAGCGGGAATGAAGACAGTGGAGACTTgtctgaggaagaagaggaggaaggg GAGGAGGCTGAAACTAACGGTGAGAAGACAGCAGAGGAGACCAAACATCACAGCAGCAGCGGGAAACATAAGAGGAAAAAACACAAGCATCGTAGTAAGCACAAGAAGCACAAACATGcatctgatgaagacaaggAGCGCAAACGCAAGCATCGCCACAAACATAGGAAACACAAACGCAAAGAGGGCTCGTCTCCGTCCGCTGCTGTCGTCATCGGCTCCTCCAGCCACAGGAAAGTGGAGTCTTCTCCTTCATCTGGAAACCCAAGTCTGGACGACAGGGCCTTGTTGGAGGATTTGGAGAAGCAGAGGGCCATGATCAAAGCCGAGCTGGATAGCCAGTTGATGGAGGGCAAGGTTCAGTCTGGGATGGGTTTGATCCTTCAGGGGTACAACTCTGGATCAGAAGAGGACGCCGAGGGGAGGTTCCGAAACGGAGAACAGCGTCCGAGGGGCAGCTCAGGTAAACCCATATCTCCCAGAGGAGGGAAAAGTGGTAAATCTAAACGGGACTCAACAGAGGCCAGTAAAACGAGCTCCAAGCGTCGGAGTCGGAGTAAGTCCGCAGAGAAGCCTGCCAAAGAGCCAAAGCAGGACAAGGGGACCAAAAGCAGCAAGGACACAGTGGTTAAAGACAGGGGGCGTGGCAGGAGCAGGtcaaaagagaaaaagcatTCAGACAGCACTGATCAGCCCAAGGAGAGGAGGAAGTCCACGTCTCCTTCCACCGTAAGAAGCGAGCAGAAAGTCGGTCGCACTGATAAACGTTCATCTCCACAGCGGGAGGACAGACCAAACAAGGAGAGAGCCAGCCGGCGGTCCCGGTCGCCTGGACGAGAGCGGCCCAGCCGGTCCGACGCTGACCGGGACAAGCGGCCGGCCAAGTCTCCATCCAAGGACACGTCGCTGGGGAAGGAGAACCGCTCCCCTCATCGGCGAGGGGAGCACAGCCCCAGGAGGAAACGCAGCGTTTCCCCTCGCCACAGAGACAGCCACCAGCCGCCGGCCAGCGCCTCGGAGAGGACGTCCAAACAGAGCCAGTCCCCGTCGAGAACAAGGTCCCCGCCGAGGAGAGGACGCAGCCGGTCGGCCGACGCCAGGAGGAGGGAGGCCGACCGGCAGGACTCACCGCTCAG GAAGCGAAGGGTCGATGTTGGACTTGGCCGGGCCAGATCTCGAGACATGAGTCCCAGGGCGGCCTCCCGCCGCAGGATCAGCCGCTCACCTTTCAGGAGGAGATCCCTGTCACCACGACGACGCTCCCGCTCCTCACCTCGCAGACGAAGCCGGTCTCCTCTGAGACGCAG GTCTGGGGAGAGAGACCGGTATGGAAGACTCCGACAGTATCGACGGTCAATGTCCCGGGATCGGGACAGGAGAAGGCGGCGCAGCAGAGACGAAGACAAGTTTAAAGGCAGCCTCTCAGAGGGAATGAAACTTGAGCAGGAATCCTCGGGGGATGAAGT GTTGGAGGACTTTGAAGGTGAAGAGGTAGATGAAGAAGCTCTGATTGAACAGCGGCGCCAGCAGCGCTTGGCCATCGTCCAG AAATACAAGGTTGTGAATGAGGACACCATGGTATCAGAGCCCAGCAGCCCCCAGAGCAGCACACGGAGCCGCTCGCCTTCCCCCGACGACATCCTGGAGCGCGTGGCGGCAGACGTGAAGGAGTACGAACGCGAGAACCTCAACACCTTCGAGGCAAACATCAAAGCCAAGCACAACCTCATCGCCCAGGAGAAAGACG GATCCAACCCCAAGAAGCCGTCAGCCCCCGACATGTTTACAGAGTCCGACGACATGTTTGCTGCCGACTTTGAT AATGCCCGGATGAGAGCAGCTGGTGTAGGAAAGGACTTCAAGGAGAACCCCAACCTCAGGGACAACTGGACCGACGCCGAGGGCTACTACC GGGTTAATATCGGTGAGATCCTGGACAAGCGCTATGACGTGTACGGCTACACGGGCCAGGGCGTGTTCAGCAACGTGGTCAGAGCCAGGGACACCGCCAGGGCTGGCCAGGAGGTGGCGGTCAAGATCATCCGGAACAACGAGCTCAT GCAGAAAACTGGTTTGAAGGAGTTAGAATTCCTCAAGAAGCTGAATGATGCTGATCCTGATGACAAGTTCCACTGCCTTCGCCTTTTCCGGCACTTTTACCACAAGCAGCATCTCTGTCTGGTGTTCGAGCCTCTCAG TATGAATTTGCGAGAGGTGCTGAAGAAATACGGCAAAGACGTTGGGCTCCACATCAAAGCCGTTCGTTCTTACAGCCAGCAGCTTTTCTTGGCCCTGAAGCTGCTCAAACGATGCAACATCCTCCACGCTGACATCAAGCCCGATAATATCCTG GTGAACGAGTCAAAAACCATTCTGAAGCTTTGTGACTTCGGTTCTGCTTCACATGTGGCGGACAACGACATCACACCATATCTGGTCAGCAGATTTTACAGAGCTCCCGAAATTA TCATAGGAAAGCCTTACGACTACGGCATTGACATGTGGTCTGTTGGCTGCACTTTATACGAGCTTTACACCGGCAAAATCCTGTTTCCTGGATCTTCCAACAATCACATGATCAAGCTGGCGATGGATCTCAAGGGGAAGATGCCCAACAAG ATGATCCGTAAAGGCTTGTTCAAAGACCAGCACTTCGATCAGAACCTGAACTTCCTGTACATTGAAGTAGACAAAGTGACAGAACGG GAGAAGGTGACGGTCATGAGCACCATCAACCCCACCAAAGACCTGCTGGCAGACATGATCGGGGGCCAGCGGCTGCCCGAGGACCAGAGGAAGAAGGTCATGCAGCAGAAGGACCTGCTGGAGGGCACGCTGATGCTGGACCCGGCCAAACGCATCAGCATCAACCAGGCTCTGCAGCACCCGTTTATCCAGGAGAAGATCTGA
- the prpf4bb gene encoding pre-mRNA processing factor 4Bb isoform X2 yields the protein MADVEMEITSTRMNNGNEHVKQDLESHEKSGNEDSGDLSEEEEEEGEEAETNGEKTAEETKHHSSSGKHKRKKHKHRSKHKKHKHASDEDKERKRKHRHKHRKHKRKEGSSPSAAVVIGSSSHRKVESSPSSGNPSLDDRALLEDLEKQRAMIKAELDSQLMEGKVQSGMGLILQGYNSGSEEDAEGRFRNGEQRPRGSSGKPISPRGGKSGKSKRDSTEASKTSSKRRSRSKSAEKPAKEPKQDKGTKSSKDTVVKDRGRGRSRSKEKKHSDSTDQPKERRKSTSPSTVRSEQKVGRTDKRSSPQREDRPNKERASRRSRSPGRERPSRSDADRDKRPAKSPSKDTSLGKENRSPHRRGEHSPRRKRSVSPRHRDSHQPPASASERTSKQSQSPSRTRSPPRRGRSRSADARRREADRQDSPLRKRRVDVGLGRARSRDMSPRAASRRRISRSPFRRRSLSPRRRSRSSPRRRSRSPLRRRPGFPSCRSGERDRYGRLRQYRRSMSRDRDRRRRRSRDEDKFKGSLSEGMKLEQESSGDEVLEDFEGEEVDEEALIEQRRQQRLAIVQKYKVVNEDTMVSEPSSPQSSTRSRSPSPDDILERVAADVKEYERENLNTFEANIKAKHNLIAQEKDGSNPKKPSAPDMFTESDDMFAADFDNARMRAAGVGKDFKENPNLRDNWTDAEGYYRVNIGEILDKRYDVYGYTGQGVFSNVVRARDTARAGQEVAVKIIRNNELMQKTGLKELEFLKKLNDADPDDKFHCLRLFRHFYHKQHLCLVFEPLSMNLREVLKKYGKDVGLHIKAVRSYSQQLFLALKLLKRCNILHADIKPDNILVNESKTILKLCDFGSASHVADNDITPYLVSRFYRAPEIIIGKPYDYGIDMWSVGCTLYELYTGKILFPGSSNNHMIKLAMDLKGKMPNKMIRKGLFKDQHFDQNLNFLYIEVDKVTEREKVTVMSTINPTKDLLADMIGGQRLPEDQRKKVMQQKDLLEGTLMLDPAKRISINQALQHPFIQEKI from the exons AAAGCAAGACCTGGAAAGCCATGAAAAAAGCGGGAATGAAGACAGTGGAGACTTgtctgaggaagaagaggaggaaggg GAGGAGGCTGAAACTAACGGTGAGAAGACAGCAGAGGAGACCAAACATCACAGCAGCAGCGGGAAACATAAGAGGAAAAAACACAAGCATCGTAGTAAGCACAAGAAGCACAAACATGcatctgatgaagacaaggAGCGCAAACGCAAGCATCGCCACAAACATAGGAAACACAAACGCAAAGAGGGCTCGTCTCCGTCCGCTGCTGTCGTCATCGGCTCCTCCAGCCACAGGAAAGTGGAGTCTTCTCCTTCATCTGGAAACCCAAGTCTGGACGACAGGGCCTTGTTGGAGGATTTGGAGAAGCAGAGGGCCATGATCAAAGCCGAGCTGGATAGCCAGTTGATGGAGGGCAAGGTTCAGTCTGGGATGGGTTTGATCCTTCAGGGGTACAACTCTGGATCAGAAGAGGACGCCGAGGGGAGGTTCCGAAACGGAGAACAGCGTCCGAGGGGCAGCTCAGGTAAACCCATATCTCCCAGAGGAGGGAAAAGTGGTAAATCTAAACGGGACTCAACAGAGGCCAGTAAAACGAGCTCCAAGCGTCGGAGTCGGAGTAAGTCCGCAGAGAAGCCTGCCAAAGAGCCAAAGCAGGACAAGGGGACCAAAAGCAGCAAGGACACAGTGGTTAAAGACAGGGGGCGTGGCAGGAGCAGGtcaaaagagaaaaagcatTCAGACAGCACTGATCAGCCCAAGGAGAGGAGGAAGTCCACGTCTCCTTCCACCGTAAGAAGCGAGCAGAAAGTCGGTCGCACTGATAAACGTTCATCTCCACAGCGGGAGGACAGACCAAACAAGGAGAGAGCCAGCCGGCGGTCCCGGTCGCCTGGACGAGAGCGGCCCAGCCGGTCCGACGCTGACCGGGACAAGCGGCCGGCCAAGTCTCCATCCAAGGACACGTCGCTGGGGAAGGAGAACCGCTCCCCTCATCGGCGAGGGGAGCACAGCCCCAGGAGGAAACGCAGCGTTTCCCCTCGCCACAGAGACAGCCACCAGCCGCCGGCCAGCGCCTCGGAGAGGACGTCCAAACAGAGCCAGTCCCCGTCGAGAACAAGGTCCCCGCCGAGGAGAGGACGCAGCCGGTCGGCCGACGCCAGGAGGAGGGAGGCCGACCGGCAGGACTCACCGCTCAG GAAGCGAAGGGTCGATGTTGGACTTGGCCGGGCCAGATCTCGAGACATGAGTCCCAGGGCGGCCTCCCGCCGCAGGATCAGCCGCTCACCTTTCAGGAGGAGATCCCTGTCACCACGACGACGCTCCCGCTCCTCACCTCGCAGACGAAGCCGGTCTCCTCTGAGACGCAG ACCGGGCTTTCCCTCCTGCAGGTCTGGGGAGAGAGACCGGTATGGAAGACTCCGACAGTATCGACGGTCAATGTCCCGGGATCGGGACAGGAGAAGGCGGCGCAGCAGAGACGAAGACAAGTTTAAAGGCAGCCTCTCAGAGGGAATGAAACTTGAGCAGGAATCCTCGGGGGATGAAGT GTTGGAGGACTTTGAAGGTGAAGAGGTAGATGAAGAAGCTCTGATTGAACAGCGGCGCCAGCAGCGCTTGGCCATCGTCCAG AAATACAAGGTTGTGAATGAGGACACCATGGTATCAGAGCCCAGCAGCCCCCAGAGCAGCACACGGAGCCGCTCGCCTTCCCCCGACGACATCCTGGAGCGCGTGGCGGCAGACGTGAAGGAGTACGAACGCGAGAACCTCAACACCTTCGAGGCAAACATCAAAGCCAAGCACAACCTCATCGCCCAGGAGAAAGACG GATCCAACCCCAAGAAGCCGTCAGCCCCCGACATGTTTACAGAGTCCGACGACATGTTTGCTGCCGACTTTGAT AATGCCCGGATGAGAGCAGCTGGTGTAGGAAAGGACTTCAAGGAGAACCCCAACCTCAGGGACAACTGGACCGACGCCGAGGGCTACTACC GGGTTAATATCGGTGAGATCCTGGACAAGCGCTATGACGTGTACGGCTACACGGGCCAGGGCGTGTTCAGCAACGTGGTCAGAGCCAGGGACACCGCCAGGGCTGGCCAGGAGGTGGCGGTCAAGATCATCCGGAACAACGAGCTCAT GCAGAAAACTGGTTTGAAGGAGTTAGAATTCCTCAAGAAGCTGAATGATGCTGATCCTGATGACAAGTTCCACTGCCTTCGCCTTTTCCGGCACTTTTACCACAAGCAGCATCTCTGTCTGGTGTTCGAGCCTCTCAG TATGAATTTGCGAGAGGTGCTGAAGAAATACGGCAAAGACGTTGGGCTCCACATCAAAGCCGTTCGTTCTTACAGCCAGCAGCTTTTCTTGGCCCTGAAGCTGCTCAAACGATGCAACATCCTCCACGCTGACATCAAGCCCGATAATATCCTG GTGAACGAGTCAAAAACCATTCTGAAGCTTTGTGACTTCGGTTCTGCTTCACATGTGGCGGACAACGACATCACACCATATCTGGTCAGCAGATTTTACAGAGCTCCCGAAATTA TCATAGGAAAGCCTTACGACTACGGCATTGACATGTGGTCTGTTGGCTGCACTTTATACGAGCTTTACACCGGCAAAATCCTGTTTCCTGGATCTTCCAACAATCACATGATCAAGCTGGCGATGGATCTCAAGGGGAAGATGCCCAACAAG ATGATCCGTAAAGGCTTGTTCAAAGACCAGCACTTCGATCAGAACCTGAACTTCCTGTACATTGAAGTAGACAAAGTGACAGAACGG GAGAAGGTGACGGTCATGAGCACCATCAACCCCACCAAAGACCTGCTGGCAGACATGATCGGGGGCCAGCGGCTGCCCGAGGACCAGAGGAAGAAGGTCATGCAGCAGAAGGACCTGCTGGAGGGCACGCTGATGCTGGACCCGGCCAAACGCATCAGCATCAACCAGGCTCTGCAGCACCCGTTTATCCAGGAGAAGATCTGA